A single genomic interval of Corylus avellana chromosome ca10, CavTom2PMs-1.0 harbors:
- the LOC132163908 gene encoding transcription repressor OFP13-like, producing MVKRMKLPSIFRSRKAKEAASWKWLPFEHLKSISLRYKDNMFKSHRSALSNVVMTSSSCSSLSKSLSAVVDENGGELVEMAVKALTSKRLFFDPEETSSLIGARGFSFQECVVEAIESNDPYIDFRKSMEEMIEAYGLMRAGKKDWEYLEELLAWYLKMNRKKNHGFVVQAFIDVFAGLPSSSSFSSFYYSASDSSSKSKDWREIEVESNIPSCAEKGKSPKYC from the coding sequence ATGGTGAAGAGGATGAAGCTGCCTTCAATCTTCAGAAGCAGAAAAGCTAAAGAAGCTGCTTCATGGAAATGGCTACCTTTTGAGCACCTCAAATCCATATCACTCCGATACAAAGACAACATGTTTAAGAGCCACAGATCTGCTCTATCCAACGTTGTCATGACATCATCATCATGCTCATCACTGTCGAAGTCTTTGTCAGCAGTCGTGGATGAAAATGGTGGCGAGTTGGTAGAGATGGCAGTAAAGGCACTGACGTCAAAGAGGTTGTTTTTTGATCCGGAGGAGACGAGCTCTTTGATAGGAGCAAGAGGGTTTTCATTCCAGGAGTGTGTGGTGGAAGCAATAGAATCCAATGATCCATATATTGATTTCAGGAAATCTATGGAGGAAATGATTGAGGCTTATGGGTTGATGAGGGCAGGGAAAAAGGACTGGGAGTACCTAGAGGAGTTATTGGCTTGGTACTTGAAGATGAATAGGAAGAAAAACCATGGATTTGTAGTCCAGGCCTTCATTGATGTGTTTGCTGggcttccttcttcttcttctttttcttctttttattatagTGCTTCGGATTCATCATCAAAATCGAAAGACTGGCGGGAGATTGAGGTAGAAAGCAATATTCCTTCATGTGCAGAGAAGGGAAAATCTCCAAAATATTGTTGA
- the LOC132163910 gene encoding protein GL2-INTERACTING REPRESSOR 1-like, whose protein sequence is MSRREDSPKLGLELNLSPPRVNTPVESPNVSTSSSSLDMSVEGSCVSSEPEESTVYSPRNLEAQSMMLVGCPRCLMYVMLSDVDPKCPKCKSTVLLDFLKEENTNTNKTRN, encoded by the coding sequence ATGAGCCGGAGGGAGGATAGTCCAAAGCTGGGATTGGAGCTCAACTTGTCACCACCAAGGGTAAACACACCGGTTGAGTCGCCAAATGTTtcgacttcttcttcttcattggatatgtcGGTTGAGGGCTCATGCGTTTCATCGGAGCCTGAAGAGTCGACAGTGTACTCCCCCAGAAACCTGGAAGCCCAATCGATGATGCTCGTAGGTTGTCCTCGATGCCTCATGTACGTCATGTTATCCGACGTAGATCCAAAATGCCCGAAATGCAAGAGCACCGTCCTGCTGGATTTCCTCAAAGAAGAAAACACGAACACCAACAAGACAAGGAACTGA
- the LOC132164472 gene encoding transcription repressor OFP6-like, which translates to MSSNKKNLLRTIFTSNAGCGCSRTKPADVFQPTAKPKIIADENPNPSGSSSSSCDRNGGLSIDEEDFTSTTISESETDPKSSKIPTPCQKISDSIAVEKDSSDPYRDFRQSMLQMILEKEIYSKDDLRELLDCFLRLNSPCHHDVIIKAFKEIWDEVLSDRLILLQKPSKPCES; encoded by the coding sequence atgtctTCGAACAAGAAAAACCTCCTTAGAACCATTTTTACATCAAATGCAGGGTGTGGGTGTAGCAGGACAAAACCCGCAGATGTATTTCAGCCAACGGCGAAGCCAAAAATCATCGCCGACGAAAACCCAAATCCCTCCGGCTCCTCCTCAAGCTCCTGCGACAGGAATGGCGGCCTCTCAATCGACGAAGAAGATTTCACATCCACCACAATCTCCGAATCCGAAACCGACCCCAAGAGCTCAAAGATTCCCACGCCGTGCCAGAAAATCAGCGACAGCATCGCCGTGGAGAAGGATTCGAGTGACCCTTATCGAGATTTCCGGCAGTCGATGCTTCAGATGATATTAGAGAAAGAGATTTACTCGAAAGACGATCTCCGGGAGCTTCTTGATTGCTTTCTCCGGCTGAATTCGCCTTGCCACCATGACGTCATCATTAAGGCTTTCAAGGAGATCTGGGATGAGGTTCTCTCTGATAGGCTGATTCTGCTACAGAAACCGTCAAAACCATGTGAATCCTAG